In Kineococcus sp. NBC_00420, a single genomic region encodes these proteins:
- a CDS encoding glycosyltransferase family 2 protein: MADPVVSPVVSVVVPCLNVVDVVDAQLKALAQQDLGAPFEVLLADNGSSDGLRERVPDWARTFGLDLHWVDASAVRGVSAARNAGLRAARADLVAVCDADDEVVPGWLRALVAAAVDATVVGGVNETTQVNDAIRTTWRPGPPAGRLPTKLDFLPYAVGCNLAVHRDAALAVGGWDETYVAGGDDVDFSWRLQLAGHELALAPGAVVHYRYRTDLRGTARQFRHYARSEARLLRDFREQGARPSRPSRSAREAKWLVRHAHHLARDEAQRGRWICRAATLLGRLEGARTYRCWVG; this comes from the coding sequence GTGGCTGATCCCGTGGTGAGCCCGGTGGTGAGCGTGGTCGTGCCCTGCCTGAACGTCGTCGACGTCGTCGACGCGCAGTTGAAGGCGCTGGCCCAGCAGGACCTCGGGGCGCCCTTCGAGGTCCTCCTCGCCGACAACGGCAGCAGCGACGGTCTGCGGGAGCGCGTCCCGGACTGGGCCCGGACCTTCGGGCTGGACCTGCACTGGGTGGACGCCTCCGCCGTCCGCGGGGTGTCCGCGGCCCGCAACGCCGGCCTGCGGGCCGCCCGCGCCGACCTCGTCGCCGTGTGCGACGCCGACGACGAGGTGGTCCCCGGGTGGTTGCGGGCCCTGGTCGCGGCCGCCGTCGACGCGACGGTGGTGGGCGGGGTGAACGAGACCACGCAGGTCAACGACGCGATCCGCACGACCTGGCGACCCGGTCCACCCGCGGGACGGCTCCCGACGAAGCTGGACTTCCTGCCCTACGCCGTCGGCTGCAACCTCGCGGTCCACCGCGACGCGGCCCTCGCCGTCGGCGGCTGGGACGAGACGTACGTGGCCGGCGGCGACGACGTCGACTTCAGCTGGCGGTTGCAGCTCGCGGGGCACGAGCTCGCGCTCGCCCCCGGGGCAGTCGTGCACTACCGCTACCGCACCGACCTGCGGGGCACCGCGCGTCAGTTCCGGCACTACGCCCGCAGCGAAGCCCGGCTGCTGCGCGACTTCCGCGAGCAGGGAGCCCGGCCCAGCCGCCCCTCCCGCTCGGCGCGCGAGGCGAAGTGGCTGGTGCGCCACGCCCACCACCTCGCCCGCGACGAGGCTCAGCGCGGCCGGTGGATCTGCCGCGCCGCGACGCTGCTGGGGCGTCTCGAAGGGGCCCGGACCTACCGCTGCTGGGTCGGCTGA
- a CDS encoding lipopolysaccharide biosynthesis protein: MSATPSLRTKAAHGVLWSAIQIWTVRATTAGAFIVIGRQLQPAEFGLVALAMSVIGVLTLLSDSGLATFIVRQKDLDERTRSTAFWTSMGIAVVLAALLALLATPVSALFGTPALAPVLRVLSLGVVLTGLNSVPTALLRREMRFKSLAVRGTIATVSGSVVAIVLALMGAGVWALVAQSLLRGLISVVIIWTSAHWFPKQLPHPATSRAMLSFGTKLLSIDLLIQARDRGEEFVLAGISGATTLGYWSVATRLMRIIQETGSSVISSVTTPTFAKLQDDRPRLYRAYETSMTAAGMVMFPAMLFLTVTSTELIPFLLGKQWATTATVAQITTLTAVLGVFSYFDRQVVVAINRLRPEIVLVAVIVATHLGLTALTASHGLVAVALALFARTAVFLPIRQIVLHRVAGVPYRCLVQPMRVLLAALIMAGVVVLELQFTGGLPTWASLLVAAVTAGVVYLAALLLVARPVVREFGGDLRRLRGGGRKNAASPPEPGAVANPAGDAPDGETLETSLEENSPAGVADVRDGKQVSRG; the protein is encoded by the coding sequence GTGAGCGCCACCCCGTCGCTGCGCACCAAGGCCGCCCACGGCGTTCTCTGGTCGGCGATCCAGATCTGGACGGTACGGGCCACCACGGCCGGGGCCTTCATCGTCATCGGACGACAGCTGCAGCCGGCGGAGTTCGGTCTCGTGGCGCTGGCGATGTCCGTGATCGGCGTCCTGACCCTGCTCAGCGACTCCGGCCTCGCCACGTTCATCGTCCGGCAGAAGGACCTGGACGAACGCACGCGGAGCACCGCCTTCTGGACGAGCATGGGCATCGCCGTCGTGCTCGCCGCCCTCCTGGCCCTGCTGGCGACCCCCGTGTCGGCGCTCTTCGGCACACCCGCCCTCGCGCCCGTGCTCAGGGTCCTGTCCCTGGGCGTCGTGCTGACCGGGTTGAACAGCGTCCCCACCGCGTTGCTGCGCCGGGAGATGCGGTTCAAGTCCCTCGCCGTGCGCGGAACGATCGCCACCGTGAGCGGCTCCGTCGTCGCGATCGTCCTCGCGCTGATGGGCGCGGGCGTCTGGGCCCTCGTCGCGCAGTCCCTGCTGCGCGGTCTCATCAGCGTCGTCATCATCTGGACCTCGGCCCACTGGTTCCCGAAGCAGCTGCCCCACCCCGCGACGTCGCGCGCGATGCTCTCGTTCGGGACGAAGCTGCTGAGCATCGACCTGCTGATCCAGGCCCGCGACCGGGGTGAGGAGTTCGTCCTCGCGGGCATCTCCGGCGCCACGACGCTGGGCTACTGGTCGGTGGCGACGCGCCTGATGCGCATCATCCAGGAGACCGGTTCCTCGGTGATCAGCTCGGTCACGACGCCGACCTTCGCGAAGCTGCAGGACGACCGCCCGCGGCTCTACCGCGCCTACGAGACGAGCATGACGGCGGCGGGGATGGTCATGTTCCCCGCGATGCTGTTCCTGACCGTCACCAGCACCGAGCTCATCCCCTTCCTCCTCGGGAAGCAGTGGGCCACGACGGCGACGGTCGCGCAGATCACGACGCTGACCGCCGTCCTCGGGGTGTTCAGCTACTTCGACCGTCAGGTCGTCGTGGCGATCAACCGGCTCCGTCCCGAGATCGTCCTGGTCGCCGTCATCGTCGCGACCCACCTCGGACTCACCGCCCTGACCGCCTCGCACGGCCTCGTCGCGGTCGCGCTGGCCCTCTTCGCCCGGACCGCCGTGTTCCTGCCGATCCGTCAGATCGTGCTGCACCGCGTCGCCGGGGTCCCCTACCGCTGCCTGGTCCAGCCGATGCGTGTCCTGCTCGCCGCCCTGATCATGGCCGGGGTCGTGGTGCTGGAGCTGCAGTTCACCGGCGGGCTGCCGACGTGGGCCAGCCTGCTCGTCGCGGCGGTGACGGCCGGCGTCGTCTACCTGGCGGCGCTGCTGCTGGTCGCCCGCCCGGTCGTCCGCGAGTTCGGCGGCGACCTGCGCCGCCTCCGTGGCGGCGGTCGCAAGAACGCCGCGTCCCCGCCCGAACCCGGCGCCGTCGCCAACCCCGCGGGCGACGCCCCGGACGGCGAGACGCTGGAGACCAGCCTCGAGGAGAACTCCCCCGCCGGGGTCGCGGACGTTCGTGACGGGAAGCAGGTGTCGCGTGGCTGA
- a CDS encoding nucleotidyltransferase family protein — MRDRLRAIAANPTGVETEVLAEVVHHHRIGPSLDHLLKHADDAAAVAHLRAATRPSVFAQAGRQLPVQLDLKLVAEALAGFPWAVLKGPAVAATVHGGAPREFHDLDVLVSPAAFGDALRALESIGARAMDPDWAGIRAARAGEIAVALPHGTFLDLHWHLVNRPSRRRRFAVDVDAMLERTRDITLLGTRARVLDATDQLHHLALHACLSGAWRLLWSYDLRLASSGADWERLRETAGAAGTGLAVALALDRARQVLDAPVPRRTLRALSGSSPWLALGAAVTTVRPPHVVGDAARNGAVLYQSTAGTGRASATVLVSEARRRLARSSAPRPAVPAGPAALSDVVVAEREGYLLDVVNDTTR; from the coding sequence GTGCGTGACCGCCTGCGCGCCATCGCCGCCAACCCGACCGGGGTCGAGACCGAGGTGCTCGCCGAGGTGGTGCACCACCACCGGATCGGGCCCTCCCTCGACCACCTGCTCAAGCACGCCGACGACGCCGCCGCCGTCGCGCACCTGCGCGCCGCGACCCGGCCGAGCGTGTTCGCCCAGGCCGGACGCCAGCTCCCGGTCCAGCTCGACCTGAAGCTCGTCGCCGAGGCCCTCGCCGGCTTCCCCTGGGCCGTGCTGAAGGGCCCCGCGGTCGCGGCGACCGTCCACGGTGGCGCACCGCGGGAGTTCCACGACCTCGACGTCCTCGTCTCCCCCGCCGCCTTCGGCGACGCCCTGCGCGCGCTGGAGTCGATCGGCGCCCGCGCGATGGACCCCGACTGGGCCGGCATCCGCGCCGCCCGGGCCGGGGAGATCGCCGTCGCCCTGCCGCACGGCACCTTCCTCGACCTGCACTGGCACCTGGTGAACCGCCCCTCCCGTCGCCGGCGCTTCGCCGTCGACGTCGACGCGATGCTCGAGCGCACCCGCGACATCACCCTGCTCGGCACCCGGGCCCGCGTGCTCGACGCGACGGACCAGCTGCACCACCTCGCGCTGCACGCCTGCCTGTCCGGGGCGTGGCGGCTGCTGTGGTCCTACGACCTGCGCCTGGCGAGCTCCGGGGCCGACTGGGAGCGACTCCGCGAGACCGCCGGAGCGGCAGGTACCGGGCTCGCGGTCGCCCTCGCGCTGGACAGAGCGCGGCAGGTGCTGGACGCGCCCGTCCCCCGACGGACGTTGCGCGCCCTCTCGGGGTCCTCGCCGTGGCTCGCGCTCGGCGCGGCGGTGACGACGGTGCGCCCCCCGCACGTGGTCGGCGACGCGGCGCGCAACGGGGCGGTCCTCTACCAGAGCACGGCGGGGACGGGCCGGGCCAGCGCGACCGTCCTGGTCTCGGAGGCTCGGCGCCGCCTCGCCCGATCGTCCGCTCCCCGGCCCGCCGTTCCGGCGGGACCAGCAGCGCTGAGCGACGTGGTCGTCGCGGAACGCGAGGGCTACCTCCTCGATGTGGTGAACGACACCACTCGTTGA
- a CDS encoding lasso RiPP family leader peptide-containing protein, translating into MTQPYQAPTLTTLGSLADLTLSGKQFGQKSDGDFLAGKPLYSVSSCDCSIPS; encoded by the coding sequence GTGACCCAGCCCTACCAGGCCCCCACCCTGACCACCCTCGGCTCGCTCGCCGACCTGACGCTCTCGGGCAAGCAGTTCGGGCAGAAGAGCGACGGCGACTTCCTGGCCGGGAAGCCCCTCTACTCCGTCTCCTCCTGCGACTGCTCGATCCCGAGCTGA
- a CDS encoding asparagine synthase-related protein — protein sequence MTSALPHDPLLRLTPLESTWGMPLGPQPGVEPLTLLPRTPSRGPSPLRTAVETVVLPALQRAPCVVSFSGGRDSSTVLAVATSVARREGLADPVPYSHRFPAVADSHEDDWQELVVRHLGLEEWQRPTWTDELDVLGPHARTVLRRDGVLSPFNGHLHEPVFAAARGGSVLTGIGGDELFSQVSRYPVVRVAARRAPMRWRSLPNLGFSAAAPRSWRARRGGRHLDLDYDWLRPGTARELRRANALDAAAQPLRWDVAAATWTWPGRVLQLPRRAKQRMAQAHDVVVEHPFAAAPVLVAAAATWGWSGPRGRSGELLEHFGDLLPRELLTRETKAGFNGAFWAGPAAEFARGWTGSGVDTDLVDPQALHAQWSSPAPDLHTLTLLQQAWLAVHPTG from the coding sequence GTGACCTCGGCCCTCCCGCACGACCCGCTGCTGCGGCTGACCCCGCTGGAGAGCACCTGGGGCATGCCCCTCGGGCCGCAGCCCGGGGTCGAGCCCCTGACCCTGCTCCCCCGGACGCCGTCGCGGGGTCCGTCACCGCTGCGCACCGCGGTGGAGACCGTCGTGCTGCCCGCGCTGCAGCGCGCTCCGTGCGTCGTGAGCTTCTCCGGCGGCCGCGACTCCTCCACCGTGCTCGCGGTGGCGACCTCGGTCGCCCGGCGGGAGGGGCTGGCCGACCCGGTCCCCTACTCCCACCGCTTCCCGGCCGTCGCGGACTCCCACGAGGACGACTGGCAGGAACTCGTCGTGCGCCACCTCGGCCTGGAGGAGTGGCAGCGCCCGACGTGGACCGACGAGCTCGACGTCCTGGGCCCGCACGCGCGCACCGTCCTGCGGCGCGACGGGGTGCTGTCCCCGTTCAACGGTCACCTGCACGAACCGGTCTTCGCTGCGGCCCGCGGGGGGTCGGTGCTCACCGGGATCGGCGGCGACGAGCTCTTCTCGCAGGTCTCGCGCTACCCCGTCGTGCGGGTCGCGGCCCGTCGTGCGCCGATGCGGTGGCGTTCGCTGCCGAACCTCGGGTTCTCGGCCGCGGCGCCGAGGTCGTGGCGGGCCCGGCGCGGTGGCCGCCACCTCGACCTCGACTACGACTGGCTGCGCCCGGGCACCGCGCGGGAACTGCGGCGGGCCAACGCCCTCGACGCCGCGGCGCAGCCGCTGCGCTGGGACGTCGCCGCCGCGACGTGGACGTGGCCCGGGCGGGTCCTGCAACTCCCCCGCCGGGCCAAGCAGCGGATGGCGCAGGCCCACGACGTCGTCGTCGAGCACCCCTTCGCGGCGGCTCCGGTGCTGGTCGCGGCCGCGGCGACCTGGGGCTGGTCCGGCCCCCGCGGTCGCAGCGGGGAACTGCTCGAGCACTTCGGCGACCTGCTGCCGCGGGAACTCCTCACCCGTGAGACGAAGGCCGGGTTCAACGGGGCGTTCTGGGCCGGACCGGCGGCGGAGTTCGCCCGCGGCTGGACCGGGAGCGGGGTCGACACCGACCTCGTCGACCCGCAGGCGCTGCACGCGCAGTGGAGCTCACCGGCCCCGGACCTGCACACCCTCACCCTGCTGCAGCAGGCGTGGCTCGCCGTGCACCCCACCGGCTGA
- a CDS encoding PqqD family protein: MNERGQSLVAVRADELAWNEVDDQIVVLDTATSTYHAVSGAGVTLWPLLVEGTTRADLLVRLTDTFDVPAERAEADLEAFLDSCAPLLRTT; the protein is encoded by the coding sequence GTGAATGAACGGGGTCAGTCGCTGGTCGCGGTCCGGGCGGACGAGCTGGCGTGGAACGAGGTCGACGACCAGATCGTCGTCCTCGACACCGCCACCTCCACCTACCACGCGGTGTCCGGAGCCGGGGTCACGCTGTGGCCGCTCCTGGTCGAGGGCACCACGCGGGCGGACCTGCTGGTCCGGCTGACCGACACCTTCGACGTCCCCGCCGAGCGCGCAGAGGCCGACCTCGAGGCCTTCCTGGACTCCTGCGCCCCGCTGCTGCGGACGACCTGA
- a CDS encoding ABC transporter ATP-binding protein, protein MSIARERRSRRRRLGSLPTLVVEALRLCWSARRRDLVLIFGVQLLGSALVAVQVLVGREALTRVLGGGGGATSGATSGAEGDLLRAAAGPLVTLAGVSLLAGLAGAVRGQRMRLLSEAVQRAVWDRVLNTTTRVGLDRFDDPAFYDRLQRVTTNAVSRPVGVAQGLVGILGGLVGSVGLVIALWTIQPVLLPVLVLAGVPLLLLTRRGGRLEFDFAVGQATAYRVRTYVRSALTGRREAKEVRAYDLAGDLRERYDDLLDRYQQDLTAHVGRRMRLTLLAQVLTAASVVATVAILLWLVDSGRMTLADAGAAGAAAPLLASRLQTLASGVGNVLESGLFLDDLHGFLELGAEAARPPGPAAGAFEELRVDDVVFGYPQGGGPALQGVSLSVRRGEVVALVGENGSGKTTLSKLIAGLLRPDSGAVRWNGEDVAGLDETSVRDQIAVVFQDFVQWQFSGQENIAVGRTGRGDEASAVPAAARQAGADDLLRRLPAGYATPLSAELPGGVDLSLGQWQRVALARAFYRGADLVILDEPTAALDARAEAELFAGIRELMAGRTVVLVSHRFSSVREADRIVVLREGRVDDTGTHDELLARGGLYAELYTLQAQAYQTEVLPPGSAGRHAAQ, encoded by the coding sequence GTGAGCATCGCCCGCGAGCGCCGTTCCCGTCGGCGCCGGCTCGGGTCGTTGCCGACGCTGGTGGTCGAGGCGCTGCGGTTGTGCTGGAGCGCCCGTCGCCGCGACCTGGTCCTGATCTTCGGCGTGCAGCTGCTGGGGTCGGCCCTGGTCGCGGTGCAGGTGCTGGTGGGGCGCGAGGCCCTGACCCGCGTCCTGGGCGGTGGGGGCGGCGCGACGAGCGGCGCGACGAGCGGCGCTGAAGGCGATCTGCTGCGGGCCGCCGCGGGCCCGCTGGTGACGCTGGCCGGGGTGAGCCTGCTCGCCGGGCTGGCGGGGGCGGTGCGCGGGCAGCGGATGCGGCTGCTCTCGGAGGCCGTGCAGCGCGCGGTCTGGGACCGGGTGCTGAACACGACGACCCGGGTGGGCCTCGACCGCTTCGACGACCCCGCGTTCTACGACCGGCTGCAACGGGTGACGACGAACGCCGTGTCGCGCCCGGTCGGTGTCGCCCAGGGCCTCGTGGGGATCCTCGGTGGTCTCGTGGGGTCGGTCGGGCTGGTGATCGCCCTCTGGACGATCCAGCCCGTGCTGCTGCCGGTCCTGGTCCTCGCGGGGGTCCCGCTGCTCCTGCTCACCCGTCGCGGGGGACGCCTCGAGTTCGACTTCGCCGTCGGGCAGGCGACGGCCTACCGGGTCCGGACCTACGTGCGCTCCGCGCTGACGGGTCGCCGCGAGGCCAAGGAGGTCCGGGCCTACGACCTGGCCGGTGACCTCCGGGAGCGCTACGACGACCTGCTCGACCGCTACCAGCAGGACCTCACGGCGCACGTCGGTCGGCGGATGCGGTTGACGCTGCTCGCCCAGGTGCTCACCGCGGCGAGCGTCGTCGCGACGGTGGCGATCCTGTTGTGGCTGGTGGACTCGGGCCGGATGACGCTGGCCGACGCGGGGGCGGCCGGTGCGGCGGCCCCGTTGCTGGCGTCGCGGTTGCAGACGCTGGCGAGCGGCGTGGGGAACGTGCTGGAGTCGGGGTTGTTCCTGGACGACCTGCACGGGTTCCTGGAGCTGGGCGCCGAGGCCGCGCGCCCACCGGGACCGGCGGCCGGTGCCTTCGAGGAACTGCGCGTCGACGACGTCGTGTTCGGCTACCCGCAGGGTGGCGGGCCGGCGCTGCAGGGGGTCTCGCTGTCGGTCCGGCGCGGTGAGGTCGTCGCCCTGGTGGGGGAGAACGGGTCGGGGAAGACGACGCTGTCGAAGCTGATCGCCGGGTTGCTGCGACCGGACTCCGGTGCGGTGCGCTGGAACGGGGAGGACGTCGCGGGTCTGGACGAGACCTCGGTGCGCGACCAGATCGCGGTGGTGTTCCAGGACTTCGTGCAGTGGCAGTTCAGCGGGCAGGAGAACATCGCCGTGGGCCGGACCGGGCGCGGCGACGAGGCCTCCGCGGTGCCGGCGGCCGCCCGCCAGGCCGGTGCCGACGACCTGCTGCGGCGGCTGCCGGCGGGCTACGCGACACCGCTGAGCGCGGAACTGCCCGGCGGGGTCGACCTCTCGCTCGGGCAGTGGCAGCGGGTGGCGCTGGCCCGGGCGTTCTACCGCGGGGCGGACCTGGTGATCCTCGACGAACCCACCGCCGCCCTCGACGCCCGCGCCGAGGCGGAACTCTTCGCCGGGATCCGCGAGCTGATGGCGGGGCGGACGGTCGTGCTCGTCTCGCACCGGTTCTCCAGCGTGCGCGAGGCCGACCGGATCGTGGTGCTGCGCGAGGGACGGGTCGACGACACCGGGACCCACGACGAGCTGCTGGCCCGGGGCGGGCTGTACGCGGAGCTCTACACGTTGCAGGCGCAGGCGTACCAGACGGAGGTCCTGCCCCCGGGGAGCGCGGGGCGTCACGCAGCGCAGTGA